The nucleotide sequence tagttagtgttgaaggcgtgttgtggaagggattagtgttagtgttgaaggcgtgttgtggaagggattagtgttagtgttgaaggcgtgttgtggaagggattagtgttagtgttgaaggcgtgttgtggaagggattagtgttagttagtgttgaAGGCGTGTTGTGGAAGGGATTAGTGTTAGTGTTGAAGGCGTGTTGTGGAAGGGATTAGTGTTAGTGTTGAAGGCGTGTTGTGGAAGGGATTAGTGTTAGTGTTGAAGGCGTGTTGTGGAAGGGATTAGTGTTAGTGTGGAAGGCGTGTTGTGGAAGGGATTAGTGTTAGTGTTGAAGGCGTGTTGTGGAAGGGATTAGTGTTAGTGTTGAAGGCGTGTTGTGGAAGggattagtgttagttagtgttgaAGGCGTGTTGTGGAAGGGATTAGTGTTAGTGTTGAAGGCGTGTTGTGGAAGGGATTAGTGTTAGTGTTGAAGGCGTGTTGTGGAAGGGATTAGTGTTAGTGTTGAAGCCGTGTTGTTGAAGGGATTAGTGTTAACTAGTTCGAGGTAGGAGATTAGGTTTGATGTGGAAGCGAAAACAGCGTGTGGATTGGTTGCTGTGTCAGCAGGTCTTACGGCATGGCTATGTAAGTCCCAGAGTGCTAGGTGGCGCAGTGTGCTGAAGACAGGAAGTCCTAGCTGTCAACACCCATTTCCGACTGACACCAATCACTGAGCTCCTCCTTCACTAtgtgaactagctagctagctaccgcaTCGCTATCTCCACAGACATTAGTGAAACTCCAAACAAAAGTCAACCATAGGGCTATACACGTCTCTTCTACATCACATCACTTCCTGTGGTCACGGCATGGTCTCTTCGGGGAAAGGAAGAACACGTGCGGTCTGGATGGACAGTGAGCTCATTGCTGCCTGTACTGTTTGTGTGATGCACATGTGGACAAGCGTTACATATCATTACTCATCTATCATACCCTGTTCAACATCTGGTCATCTCCCACGTGCTGGACCAGAGATGATGTTACAGAGATGACCCCATCTGATACCTTGTTACAGTACCAGAGATGATGTTACAGGACCAGAGATGATGTTACAGGACCAGAGATGATGTTACAGGACCAGAGATGATGTTACAGGACCAGAGATGATGTTACAGTACCAGAGATGACCCCCTCTGATACCTTGTTACAGTAGCAGAGATGATGTTACAGTACCAGAGAtgatgttacagtagcagagatGATGTTACAGGACCAGAGATGATTTTACAGGACCAGAGAtgatgttacagtagcagagatgatgttacagtagcagagatGATGTTACAGGACCAGAGATGATGTTACAGGACCAGAGATGATGTTACAGGACCAGAGATGATGTTACAGGACCAGAGAtgatgttacagtagcagagatGACCCCATCTGATACCTTGTTACAGTAGCAGAGAtgatgttacagtagcagagatgatgttacagtagcagagatGACCCCATCTGATACCTTGTTACAGTAGCAGAGAtgatgttacagtagcagagatgatgttacagtagcagagatgatgttacagtaccagatatgatgttacagtagcagagatGACCCCTCTGATACCTTGTTACAGTAGCAGAGATGATGTTACAGTACCAGATATGATGTTACAGGACCAGAGATGACCCCTCTGATACCTTGTTACAGCAGATTTTTGTTTACTTCCATGCCTGTACCAGAGAAACAATCTGGACAGATTCTATATTAAAGATGAATTTCATTTCTTATCCTCTGAATCTGTGCTTTTCGGCTGCAGTTTGTAAGTGATGAGAAGTGGAGGCCTGCGTGTATATCTAAAGCCTCTTGACAGAGCAGGattacggacacacacacacacacacacacgtacatttcTCCTAGCCAAAGAACAGTAACCAGCATTGGCAGAGGCTGACATATGGACTTAATTAAATTAAATTAGGAGACGGAGAGAAAATGCTGTGGTCAGTTGCCAAAAACTCCTATACCTTGAAAGGATTGGAGAAATAATAAACCGACCTCCTTGAAGCTCCAGTAAAGATCTGTCACCTTGTGGAAAACTGGAAATTCACTGTGTAaggctgtgtcctaaatggcaccctattttctaTATAAAAGTACCGGGAAAAGTATTCCAAAGTTGTGCACTATTTAGAGAATAGAGGATTGAACCAAACCTGTGTTTTCATCTTGTAATCAGCAGCTAATGGACATTTTACCACTGCCGCCTGACACTAACAACCAGTCATGCCTTGTGACAGATGGGAAATTAGCTGCAAAACAACACATAGCCTCTCTTCATCCTTGTCTCTCCTTTCAGCTCAGTGACTTTCTTATTTAGTAAGCACTTTGTTTCTGAATCCTGTAAGGTCTGTGTCTTGACtgtaatgtctgtctgtgtgactgtaaggtctgtctgtgtgactgtaaggtctgtctgtgtgactgtaaggtctgtatgtgtgactgtaaggtctgtctgtgtgactgtaaggtctgtctgtgtgactgtaaggtctgtatgtgtgactgtaaggtctgtctgtgtgactgtaaggtctgtgtgactgtaaggtctgtctgtgtgactgtaaggtctgtgtgactgtaaggtctgtctgtgtgactgtaaggtctgtctgtctgactgtaaggtctgtctgtgtgactgtaaggtctgtctgtgtgactgtaaggtctgtctgtgtgactgtaaggtctgtgtgactgtaaggtctgtctgtgtgactgtaaggtctgtgtgactgtaaggtctgtctgtgtgactgtaaggtctgtctgtctgactgtaaggtctgtctgtgtgactgtaaggtctgtgtgactgtaaggtctgtctgtgtgactgtaaggtctgtctgtctgactgtaaggtctgtctgtgtgactgtaaggTCTGTGTGGTTATTGAGCGTCTTTTAATTTGAAAAGCAATGAGACTTTCTGATGGCCGTTTTTCCTGTGACAGATAGAGAGGATCTTATAACGGACACAGGTCCGTCCCCAAAGCCATTTCCTGTTTGCCCTGTCTGGTTGGAGGACCATTATATTTGGTCTTAGGAAGGCAAGGCTAGCGCTGCTTCTCTTTTAAATGTTTTCTccacaatttcgatcttgtctcatcgttgcaactccccaacggtctcgggaggcgaaggttgagtcatgcgtccttcgaaacatgacccgccaaactgtgcttcttaacacccgcttgcttaacccagaagccagctgcaccaatgtgttggaggaaacactatTCAAATGACAACcgaggtcagcttgcaggcgcccaggacgccacaaggagtcgctagagcgcgatgggacaagtaaagtcccccctggccaaaccctcccctaacccggacgacgatgggccaattgtgcactgcactatgggactcccgatcacggccggttgtgatacagcctgggatcgaacccgggtctgtagtgactcttCTAGCATTgcgattcagtgccttagaccgctgcgatgcagtgccttagtccgctgcgatgcagccttagaccgctgtgatgcagtgctttagaccactgcgatgcagtgccttagtcccctgtgatgcagtgccttagaccgctacgattcagtgccttagacccctgcgatgcagtgccttagaccgctgcgatgcagtgccttagaccgctgcgacgcagtgccttagaccgctgcgatgcagtgccttagaccgctgtgatgcagtgccttagaccgctacgattcagtgccttagacccctgcgatgcagtgccttagaccgctgcgatgcagtgccttagaccactgcgatgcagtgccttagaccgctgtgatgcagtgccttagaccactgtgatgcagtgccttagaccgctacgatgcagtgccttagaccgctgcgatgcagtgccttagaccgctacgatgcagtgccttagaccactgcgatgcagtgccttagaccgctgtgatgcagtgccttagaccgctacgattcagtgccttagacccctgcgatgcagtaccttagaccgctgtgatgcagtgctttagaccactgcgatgcagtgccttagatgtAGTcatgtagtagtggtgtagtagtgatgtagtagtggtggagtagtggtgtagtagtgatgtagtagtggtgtagtagtggtggagtagtggtgtagtagtgatgtagtaggtgtgtagtagtgatgtagtagtgttgtagtagtgatGTGGTAGTgatgtagtaggtgtgtagtagtgatgtagtagtggtggagtagtgatgtagtagtgatgtagtaggtgtgtagtagtgatgtagtagtggtggagtagtggttGAGTAGTTATGGAGTAGTGatgtagtagtggtggagtagtgatgcagtagtggtgtagtagtggtatagtagtggtggagtagggatgtagtagtggtggagtagtgatgcagtagtggtggagtagtggtggagtagtggtgtagtagtggtagagtagtggtatagtagtgatgtagtagtggtggagtagtgatgtagtagttgtgtagtagtggtggagtagtgttgtagtagaggtgtggtagtggtgtagtagaggtgtggtagtggtggagtagtgatgtagtagtggtggagtagtggtgtagtagaggtgtggtagtggtggagtagtgatggagtagtgatgtagtagtggtggagtagtgatgtagtagtgctgtagtagtgatgtagtagtggtggagtagtgatgtagtagtggtggagtagtgatggagtagtggtgtagtagtggtggagtagtggtggagtagtggtggagtagtgatgtagtagtggtggagtagtggtggagtagtgatGTAGTATTGATGTAGTAGTGCTGGAGTAGTGATGTAGTACTGGTGGAGTAGTGatgtagtagtggtggagtagtggtgtagtagtggtggagtagtgatgtagtaatgatgtagtagtggtggagtagtgatgtagtagtggtggagtagtgatgtagtagtggtggattagtggtggagtagtgatggagtagtggtggagtagtggtggagtagtgatggagtagtgatgtagtagtggtggagtagtggtggagtagtgatgtagtaatgatgtagtagtggtggagtagtgatgtagtagtggtggagtagtggtggattagtggtggagtagtggtgtagtagtgatgtagtagtggtggagtagtggtgtagtagtggtggagtagtgatgtagtagtggtgtagtagtggtggagtagtggtggagtagtgatgtagtagtggtggagtagtgatGAAGTAGTGGTGGAGGAGTGatgtagtagtggtggagtagtgatggagtagtggtggagtagtggtggagtagtgatggagtagtggtggagtagtggtggagtagtggtggagtagtgatGGAGTAGTGAtggagtagtggtggagtagtggtgtagtagtggtggagtagtggtgtagtagtggtggagtaTTAGCAGCCTAGAACTGTACTGGAATCACATACAGAACCCAACAATAGTTTTAACAAGAATATGTTCCTTATCCAGACCTCTGTGGAATGGCTCAGTTTGTAATCCTCTAGGCAATCTGGCTGTGAAAGGCTATCTCCCAAATGACAACTCtatcccctttatagtgcactacttttgaccatgggccctgttcaaaagtagtgcactatatagggaatagggtgccatttggtacgcgGCCAAAGAGAACTCGGTGAGACGATGTCattacacagtaacacaccaggaCACTCCAGGACACCGTTTTTTGTTCAAGCTAGTTTAATCCTGATTCCTGACGTAAAAGAACTGTCCCTTTTTTTTTGAGTCGTCATCAGGTGGTGTTTTATATTTATTTGGGTTGTTGGGGGTGGTGGGTGTCTCTTGATTGTGATGAGATCAATCCTAAATTCTGTATTCTGGCATCCCCGTCCCCCGTCAGTGAGCCTAAGCTTTAATAGGGTAACAATGCTGTGTGTTTGGGATGGGGGTTCTTCACTTCTTCTTCACTTGTTCCCTGGCTCTGATATCCTCAACCCCCAAaatacatcccaaatgacaccctctcctttgtatagagcactacttttgaacagggtcgCTGCTCTCTCTTCCCTGCTCTCCTACCTGCCAAGCCACCACGAGGCAGAGAATCAGAAGGAAGCAGCATTGATCCTTTAGGTTCCGTAAAGAACACCGGCTTTCCCTGGACCGGCTGTGCTTCAGAACCCTCTAGTGCTCGTTAACCACCTCCAACGCCTCACCCCTACCCCCAACGCCTCACCCCTACCCCCAACGCCTCACCCCTACCTCCAACGCCTCACCCCTACCTCCAACGCCTCACCCCTACCTCCAACGCCTCACCCCTACCTCCAACGCCTCACCCCTACCTCCAACGCCTCACCCCTACCTCCAACGCCTCACCCCTACCCCCAACGCCTCACCCCTACCTCCAACGCCTCACCCCTACCTCCAACGCCTCACCCCTACCCCCAACGCCTCACCCCTACCTCCAACGCCTCACCCCTACCCCCAACGCCTCACCCCTACCTCCAACGCCTCACCCCTACCTCCAACGCCTCACCCCTACCTCCAACGCCTCACCCCTACCCCCAACGCCTCACCCCTACCTCCAACACCTCACTCCTACCCCCAACGCCTCACCCCTACCTCCAACGCCTCACCCCTACCCCCAACGCCTCACCCCTACCTCCAACGCCTCACCCCTACCTCCAACGCCTCACCCCTACCTCCAACGCCTCACCCCTACCCCCAACGCCTCACCCCTACCTCCAACGCCTCACCCCTACCCCCAACGCCTCACCCCTACCTCCAACACCTCACCGGTCCTCCCCCTACTACAcaccctcctctactccctcctcacccctacctccccttcctctaactctgtcctccccctcctcacccctacctccccctccttacccccacctccccctccttacccctcctcacccctacctcccCTTCCTGTAccccgatgctggcactaagaccgcactcaatgatgCGTATAGggacataagcaaacaagaaaatgcacattcAGAGGCGGCATTTCCTCGTGGCGGGTGGTTTTAATGCTGGGAAACTGAAATCCGTTGTAtctcatttttaccagcatgtcacctgtgccaCTAGAGGTaacaaaactctagatcacctgtactccttCCTCCCTTTGACATATCAGATCATAACTCTATCTtcctgattcctacttacaagcaaaaactcaaacaggaagtaccagtgacacgctcaatacagaagtggtcctatgaagcggatgctaagctacaggactgtttctctagcacagattttttatattttccgggattcatccgataatATTGaggagcctaccagacaagctaaatgtcttctatgctcacttcgggGCAAGCAACAGTgagccatgcatgagagcaccagctgttccggacgactgtgtgatctcacTCACTGTAGCCaatgtgaataagacctttaaacaggttaacattcgcaAGACCGTGGGGCCAGATCAGGAATACCAGGACGCatactgaccagctggcaagtgtcttcaattacattttcaacctatccTAATAAAACGTAAAACTATCccttgttttaagcagaccaccatactcccatttatttatttaactaggcaggtcagttaaggtCAAttagaacaagttctaatttacaatgacgggctaggaacagtgggtttaactgccttgttcaggggcagaacgacagatttttaccttgtcagctcagggattcgatcttgcaacctttcggttacaagtccaaagctctaaccactaggctaccctgccgcccccacGTCCAAGAACAccaagataacctgcctaaatgtctATAGCTATagatagctaatcaaatggctaccctatcctgttgcctagtcacttcatccctacctacatgtacatagctacctcaattacctggtacccctgcacatcgactcgttactggtactccctgtatataaccatgttattacctggtactccctgtatatagccatggtattacc is from Salmo salar unplaced genomic scaffold, Ssal_v3.1, whole genome shotgun sequence and encodes:
- the LOC123740076 gene encoding extensin-like; the encoded protein is NPLVLVNHLQRLTPTPNASPLPPTPHPYLQRLTPTSNASPLPPTPHPYLQRLTPTSNASPLPPTPHPYPQRLTPTSNASPLPPTPHPYPQRLTPTSNASPLPPTPHPYLQRLTPTSNASPLPPTPHPYPQRLTPTSNTSLLPPTPHPYLQRLTPTPNASPLPPTPHPYLQRLTPTSNASPLPPTPHPYLQRLTPTPNASPLPPTPHR